A single region of the Rhodospirillales bacterium genome encodes:
- a CDS encoding helix-turn-helix domain-containing protein: MQLITEKEAATLLNCSTHKLQRDRRIGSPIPYIKVGRSVKYRLSDIEAYLEKQRFTSTSEYGGDNA, encoded by the coding sequence ATGCAGTTAATTACAGAAAAAGAAGCCGCTACTCTTCTCAATTGCAGCACTCACAAACTTCAGCGGGATCGCCGGATAGGCAGTCCCATTCCCTATATCAAAGTGGGCCGCAGTGTAAAATATCGCTTGTCCGATATTGAGGCTTATCTCGAAAAACAGCGTTTCACATCCACTTCTGAGTATGGAGGTGATAATGCATAA